In Acetonema longum DSM 6540, the genomic stretch GCCTACCTCATCCACCAGGCCTATTTTTACAGCGTCTCTGCCGACGACTGAAGTGCCGATATCCCGCGACAGCTCTCCGGTCTTAAACAAGAGTTCTCTCCATTTATCCTCGGTCACATGAGAATGACTAATGACAAATTTATTGACCCTTTCCTGCATTTTCTCCAAATAATCGAATGAACTTTGGGCTCCAATCACCAGACCGGTTAAACGGATTGGATGAATCGTCATACTGGCACTTTCCACAATAAAGGAACGAGTGGCTGAAACCGCGATGGGCACGCCGATACTATGCCCTCCTCCCAGCACAATAGAAACGGAAGGCTTGGACATACTGGATACCATTTCGGCAATGGCTAATCCTGCTTCCACATCTCCGCCCACAGTGTTCAGAAGCATTAATAAGCCCTCAATTTCCTGATTTTGCTCAATGGCAACCAATTGCGGCATGAGATGTTCGTATTTCGTCGTTTTATTCTGTGGTGGAAGTACCATATGGCCTTCTACCTGTCCGATGATGGTCATAACATGAACATTGCTTTTTACCGTTGGAATCTCAGTACTTCCCATTTCCCGGATGTTGTCCACAGTCTCAGACTTTCTGTGCCGGCGTTTTGGTTCCGGAGAAATGTGGCGGGGCGTATCCGGGTTTTCCGTGGTATCAGGTAAAACAGGTTTAATGATGTCTGGCATGAATACCCTCCTAAATAAAGTATGGCATCTGATTCTCGTTGGCCTGATGATCAAGTCGTTCTAATTTCTATTATTAACAAAAAAAACCGGGGAAATTCCCCAGTTTTTTAGATTGTGCGCAAAAGCGCTATACTTCCATAATAATCGGTAAAATCATAGGCCGACGGCGGGTCTTTTCGTAAAGATATTTACCTAACATATCCCGGACACTAGTTTTAATCATGGCCCATTCGGTTCCGCTGTTCAATTCGCATTTTTCCAGTGCCTGATTTACTTTTTCCTTGGCCTCTTCCATCAGCTGTTCCGATTCCCTCACATAGACAAAGCCCCGGGATACAATATCCGGCCCGGCTACCAGACATCCTCGCTTTTTATCGATCGTTAGTACTACGACTAATATTCCGTCCTGGGAAAGTTGCTTCCGGTCCCGCAACACGATATTGCCTACATCGCCCACTCCTAAACCGTCAACCAGCACACGGCCAGCTGTCACTTTGGAGGTAATAGCGCCTTTATCCCGGCTAAGTTCGATAACATGTCCGTTTTCTGCCACAAAAATGTTTTCTTTGGGCGTTCCTAAATCCTGGGCCAGCTTAGCATGCTTTTTTAAGTGGCGGTACTCGCCGTGCAGCGGAATAAAGAACTTGGGACGAATCAGGTTGTGCATCAGCTTAAGTTCTTCCTGGCTGGCATGCCCGGAAACATGGATGCCGGATTCCCGGTCATACACCACTTCGGCGCCCTGCCGAAATAAAAAATCAATCGTCCGGGATACCATCTTCTCATTGCCGGGGATCGGAGTGGCGGAAATGATAACCGTATCCCCGGGGACAATCTCCACCTTCTTGTGATCAGACATAGCCATCCGGGTCAGTGAAGCCATAGGCTCACCTTGGCTGCCAGTCGTCAGTATGACTACTGCGGCAGAAGGATACTTGCCGATTGCGTCAATATCGATTAAAAGACCGTCTTCAATCGTTAAATACCCTAACTCCAATGCAATATTCACAATGCTTTGCATGCTGTGCCCGATAATGGCAACCTTGCGCTTATACTTTCGCGCCGTATCTATCGCCTGCTGGATGCGGTGCACA encodes the following:
- a CDS encoding ClpP family protease produces the protein MPDIIKPVLPDTTENPDTPRHISPEPKRRHRKSETVDNIREMGSTEIPTVKSNVHVMTIIGQVEGHMVLPPQNKTTKYEHLMPQLVAIEQNQEIEGLLMLLNTVGGDVEAGLAIAEMVSSMSKPSVSIVLGGGHSIGVPIAVSATRSFIVESASMTIHPIRLTGLVIGAQSSFDYLEKMQERVNKFVISHSHVTEDKWRELLFKTGELSRDIGTSVVGRDAVKIGLVDEVGGVSQALNKLYELIKLQKEASVLKQ
- a CDS encoding ribonuclease J; protein product: MAKTPPKIQIIPLGGLGEIGKNMTVIRYGDDIIVIDCGLMFPEDDMPGIDLVIPDITYLLENRDFVRAIILTHGHEDHIGALPYVLKQLNVPVYGTRLTLGILGGKLKENNVAKADLIPVQPGDRVQLGVFQVGFIRVNHSIPDSVAISVKTPVGTIVHTGDFKFDQTPVDGKEKVTDFHRLADLGDQGVLALLADSTNSDRTGFTISERTVGMHFDEVFHHARDRIIIASFSSNVHRIQQAIDTARKYKRKVAIIGHSMQSIVNIALELGYLTIEDGLLIDIDAIGKYPSAAVVILTTGSQGEPMASLTRMAMSDHKKVEIVPGDTVIISATPIPGNEKMVSRTIDFLFRQGAEVVYDRESGIHVSGHASQEELKLMHNLIRPKFFIPLHGEYRHLKKHAKLAQDLGTPKENIFVAENGHVIELSRDKGAITSKVTAGRVLVDGLGVGDVGNIVLRDRKQLSQDGILVVVLTIDKKRGCLVAGPDIVSRGFVYVRESEQLMEEAKEKVNQALEKCELNSGTEWAMIKTSVRDMLGKYLYEKTRRRPMILPIIMEV